The genomic segment TATATACTACTATATTGAAAAGAATAAGTCAACTTAACCATGCCACAACGACACTTTCTGGGGAACTATAAATTTTCGAATTCATTTAATGTCTTTAATTTGCTCTCAACTTTAGCCTTTTCACTTCTTATATTATCTAATTGCTGTATTAGTTTTTTATTTTCTACTTTTATGTTTTTGGTTGAATTGTGTTTAAGACCTGTTTCTGAAAGTTCTAATGTATATTGAATTTCTTGCTCAAGCTTGCTTTTATAAGTTTCCTCAAATTCCTTCTCTACCTCAGTTAATTCTTCATTTAAAGTTGTTTTCATACTATCAATAACCTGCCTAGTAACTTCTGATTTAATTTGTTCTTCAGTTTTCATGATTATTTACCTCCTTATAGTTTATTGTTTTAATATTTTTGTTAATAATGAACTCTAACTAACCAAAATTTAATGTTTTTATCGCTCCATCCAAGATCCCAAGGAACTTTATTTCTATCAGAATTATGACAGCTGACCAAGGAATATCCTCTTGAATCAGATCCTGTAACAACAGAAATATGAGTTATGTCATTTTTCTTTTCATAGGCAACAAAATCTCCTGGCAGTAGATTATAACTAGCTTTATATACTTTGTCATAGCTGCCATAGGAAATTATTGATGCTCTACCACTATATAGCATATAGTTTTTAAAACCATCCGCATTTAGCCAAGATCTTGTTGCTCCATTTTTGTCGTAGTTCCAAGCAGGATTTTTTCTGAATTTACTTCCTTCTAAAAGAATTTGTGATGCAAAGTTTGCACAATCACCACCTTCGGGATTATAATTTCTGTACTTTTTATTATACTTGTATTCGTATTCTGCAGTGCTTGCAGCCCCGCAATATTTATCAGCATATTCTATAGCACTTACTCTTCCTTTATCTATGGCAGATAGATCTCGTGCGCTTTGGGATAGTATAAATTTTTTTATAGAATCTGCCTTAATATTATCTAAGTTTAAAGAGTTTGCAAAAGGGTCTTTATACCATTCTTTAGAAATTACCCAAGAACCATCTTTACTCATAAGTTGTAAGTTGTGATAGGTTCCAATTCTAGACGTATTTTCTAGTCCGGGCTGATTTTCATATTCATATTTATATTCTGTGGAGCATAATAAATAAACTGAAAGATTATTATTGCTACCTTTAATATTTTTTACAATTACAGTTGGTATAATATGTGTAAACTTAACTCCTTGTTTTTCTGCCCAATTATTAATATACTCCATCTTTCTTTTTTCATATTCATATGCCCAAGTTCCATATTTTGTGTCCATATTATAAAGTGACTGTATTAATTTTAAATCACCGCTAAGTAGGGCTTTGTTTCTTATTTGAAAAATTTGATCTATATAACTAGTAACTTCTTTTTTTGAATCATCCGTAATAGCATATGTGTAACTATTGCTATATAACTGTATTAATAAAAGAAGTATGATAAATATAAGTAATCTACTTTTAGATAATTGTAACTTTTTAATTTTACAAAAATTCATAATATTATACTCCTATTATTTTATTAATGCATTGATTCTATCAATTGCATTCTTTATAGGCACTTGTTGCCATGGTGCACCTTCATACCAAGCATTTTTTGAACCTACATTGCCTGTAAAATAGCGAGCTTTTAAAATGATTTCAGGTCTATACTCGAAATGTAAGATATCAAAGTGTGACCATTTACCACCCCAAACAAAGCCATTATTTTCAAAAACTTTTACAAGCTCGTTCGGATATGAGGATAATCTGTTTTCACCTGCTTCTTTTGATGCCCATTTCCAATAATCACTTTTATCACTAGCAAGATCAATAGCAATACCAAAAGAATGAGGACTTAATCGATTTGTACCTGCAATTACGCGATAATTAAAAGTTCCACTACAGGGAAGAAGACATCTTCTTACATTTTGGTTTCTTTCTGAAAGAGGAATTAGCTCACTCATAACAGATTGCAGTGAATCGGATGCACTACTACTATTATTGAATTGAAAATTACTATAACCTACTTTGACTTTTGTAAGTTTGGATTCTACAGCTTTTTTTGAAGTGCCATAAACTTCTGATAATAAGTCGTAGGACCGAAAGCGACCAGGATCAAAATTAGACTCCATAATGCTTTTAACAGCAGAAAGGGGATAAATTTGATCTAACGTGTCTTGAAGATCTGGGTTTGATAGTTTTTCTTGTGAATTTTTCTCTTTCTTGTCATCATAGCATAATTTTTTTCCAGACTTCATTATTAAATATACGTGTCCATTATTTTCTTCAATACTTGTAATATATTCAGAATAAGCTATCATTAGGCAGAGTAGGTCTTGCTTCATTATTATGTTATACTTATTAGCGTTTTGATCTGTAAAAGTAAAATTTGTAGCCGAGGCTATTGTCATATTGCAAATATTAAGAAGTAAACTAACAAAAAGCGTGAAAGTAAAAATTTTGATTTTGATAATATCTTCCTCCTTAAAAAATAAATTATTTTAAGAAATTTTTAAAAAATATACAAGGATCAAATTACTTATTAATAATACTATTGGTATATATATTTGCCAATGTACTATTATTATATGTGTGGATATATTAACAAATTAAGTGAAGCTATTTCCAATAGAAATAAAATAATTATAAATTTTTAAAAAATTGCAAAAGGAGAGAGGTAGAAATAAAGGTACCACAAAGCGAACAAAATAGGCCTCAAAAAATTGACGCCTATTTTGTATTTTCCTATTTAGTTATGATAAGAAACATGCCACTTGTAAGCTGGATGATACCAGGTATTAACCATTTATAATATTGCCGCCATTTACATGAATAGTTTCACCGCTTATAAATGAAGAACCTTCGGAAGCTAAAAACACATAAGTTTCAGCGAGTTCTACAGGTTGACCTGGCCTTCCCATAGGAGTGTTGCTCCCAAATTTACCAACCTCATTTGCGCTAAAGGAAGACGGTATAAGAGGTGTCCATATGGGGCCTGGAGCCACTGAGTTAACTCGTATTTTTCTACTTGCTAATGAAAGAGCTAAAGAACGGGTGAAGGTAACTATTGCTCCCTTAGTTGAGGAGTAATCAATTAATGTTTCGTGGCCTTTGTAGGCTGTAACCGATGAAGTATTTATAATAGTAGCACCCTCTATTAAATGGGGTAATGCAGCTTTAACCATATAAAACATGGCAAAAATATTTGTTTTAAAAGTTTTCTCTAGTTGCTGCTTTGTAATATCTTCAATACTATTTTGGGGATGTTGCTCACCGGCATTGTTCACAAGAATATCTAATTTACTAAATTCTTTTATTATTTTATTTACAGAATCATTGCAAAAGGTATCGTCTCCTATATCTCCGGCAATTAAAATACACTTTCTACCCTTTGCCTCAATAAGTTTTTTTGTCTCTTCTGCATCTTCATGCTCATCAAGATATACTATGGCTATGTCAGCTCCTTCTCTGGCGTATGCAAGAGCAATTGCTTTTCCAATGCCACTATCGCCACCTGTAATTAAGGCAACTTTATTCATTAATTTTCCAGAACCTATGCAATTTAAATTTTCAAAAATAGGTCTTGGATTCATAAGCGTTTCTAATCCTGGTTGTTTATCTTGTTTTTGCTCAGGTACGTTCATAGGGTAATTAAAGTTTTCATTCATATAAATGTCTCCTTTTGTAAAAAAAATATTTTGTAGATATAGTTTGTGGTAAATTAACAGCTATATTCAACATTATTTATGGAAAATAGAAGAATAGCAACAAGAGTCGAAATATGTTATAATAAAAAAATATGAGTGCAACGAATAGTTGAATTAAAACAGTTATAAGATTGAAGTTGATATAAAAGAAACATATTTATTTATACATCATAGACCTACAAAGTCGGAGCTAAATGAAGAAAAATCAGCCTAAATATGCTCATATCACTAATAAAAGGGTGGTTTCTT from the Clostridium sp. CM027 genome contains:
- a CDS encoding amidase domain-containing protein, which encodes MNFCKIKKLQLSKSRLLIFIILLLLIQLYSNSYTYAITDDSKKEVTSYIDQIFQIRNKALLSGDLKLIQSLYNMDTKYGTWAYEYEKRKMEYINNWAEKQGVKFTHIIPTVIVKNIKGSNNNLSVYLLCSTEYKYEYENQPGLENTSRIGTYHNLQLMSKDGSWVISKEWYKDPFANSLNLDNIKADSIKKFILSQSARDLSAIDKGRVSAIEYADKYCGAASTAEYEYKYNKKYRNYNPEGGDCANFASQILLEGSKFRKNPAWNYDKNGATRSWLNADGFKNYMLYSGRASIISYGSYDKVYKASYNLLPGDFVAYEKKNDITHISVVTGSDSRGYSLVSCHNSDRNKVPWDLGWSDKNIKFWLVRVHY
- a CDS encoding M15 family metallopeptidase, with amino-acid sequence MTIASATNFTFTDQNANKYNIIMKQDLLCLMIAYSEYITSIEENNGHVYLIMKSGKKLCYDDKKEKNSQEKLSNPDLQDTLDQIYPLSAVKSIMESNFDPGRFRSYDLLSEVYGTSKKAVESKLTKVKVGYSNFQFNNSSSASDSLQSVMSELIPLSERNQNVRRCLLPCSGTFNYRVIAGTNRLSPHSFGIAIDLASDKSDYWKWASKEAGENRLSSYPNELVKVFENNGFVWGGKWSHFDILHFEYRPEIILKARYFTGNVGSKNAWYEGAPWQQVPIKNAIDRINALIK
- a CDS encoding SDR family oxidoreductase, with product MNENFNYPMNVPEQKQDKQPGLETLMNPRPIFENLNCIGSGKLMNKVALITGGDSGIGKAIALAYAREGADIAIVYLDEHEDAEETKKLIEAKGRKCILIAGDIGDDTFCNDSVNKIIKEFSKLDILVNNAGEQHPQNSIEDITKQQLEKTFKTNIFAMFYMVKAALPHLIEGATIINTSSVTAYKGHETLIDYSSTKGAIVTFTRSLALSLASRKIRVNSVAPGPIWTPLIPSSFSANEVGKFGSNTPMGRPGQPVELAETYVFLASEGSSFISGETIHVNGGNIING